Below is a genomic region from Escherichia ruysiae.
TGACCGGCAAAGTAGCAAGCCGCAGCAATGGCGTTATCCGCACGGAAGCGGCGGCGATAGTGGCTACCCAGCCAGACAAAGTTACTGATAAACAGCAACGAAGCGCCCATAAAGGCCGAGAGTGCCGGAGCCGTCGGGCGGAAGAACCACAATTCACCTGCCAGCCACACCATCACCAGCGTCATACCGATAAAAGTACAGACAGGCCAACGGAACTCCTCCAGACGCGTCCAGATAATGACCAGCAATAGCGCGCCCAGAACCAGCAGTACCAGTGGCAGAGGCCAGAAGAAAGAGAGCGTCATCTGGCTGGCGAAATAGATGGTGTACAACAGGTGTGAGAGGAAAAATGCGCCGATAGCGTACATCAGACGCTGACGTGGCAATAGCGTTAGCGCATCGCCCAGCAGTGAGGCACACAGCCCCGCCAGCACAAGAT
It encodes:
- a CDS encoding lysoplasmalogenase, producing the protein MLWSFIAVCLSAWLSVDASYRGPTWQRWVFKPLTLLLLLLLAWQAPMFDAISYLVLAGLCASLLGDALTLLPRQRLMYAIGAFFLSHLLYTIYFASQMTLSFFWPLPLVLLVLGALLLVIIWTRLEEFRWPVCTFIGMTLVMVWLAGELWFFRPTAPALSAFMGASLLFISNFVWLGSHYRRRFRADNAIAAACYFAGHFLIVRSLYL